In the bacterium genome, CGCAAAGAGGCCGAGATCGAATACGGCGAAAGAATCAAATAAGCATAATCACATGTATGATACATCAGAGCAGGGTCTTAATCCCAGTTCCGTAGCAAGTAACGGGTTTCACCTTGTCTCAGCAGACTTGGGCACAAGTCGGCGGGACGTCTTTCACTGCACTTCGTTAGCAAAAGGCAAGCCTCACGAATAAAAAAATCGGCACAGGCGATGAACCTGTGCCGGATGAATGAGTCGTTAGTTTCTTAAGCTATTTCATCAACGTGATCTTATGACTTTGTGAGAAATTCCCTGCCTGTAAAAGTACGATATAAATCCCGCTCGGTTGTATATTTCCACTATCATTGGTCGCATCCCACTGCACGATATGTCGACCGGAGGACTTGACGCCACGATAAAGTGTTTTCACTTTCTGCCCCAACGTGTTATATACCGTCAGCGTGACATACGCTTCTTCCGGCGCTTCAAAGGCAATCGTCGTACTGGGATTAAAAGGATTAGGATAGTTGGCGGTGATTCTAAACTGTTCGGGTATGGAAGAAAGTGAGGATGAAGAAGAAGCTTTGGACAATAATGCCGGCTTGATCTCAGGCGTAGCGCTTGGGGTTGTTTCCGGTATAGATTTTGCCCCCCCCATTGATTCCTCTTGATCCAATGCTTCTACATATGGGTCAAGTCCTTCCGTATAAGGATCGTTTTCTGTCCAGCGGAAGTGATAACCTGAGGCGCGCACCATTTCTTTGATCGGACGAAGCCATTCTTTTTTCTCCACATCGCTCATCGTACTAAAGTCCGGGATGGATTGAGAAGCAGTACCGGAGCTTTGCGCATAGTACTCTGAATTCTCGTCACGCTGTGCGATTTGGGGTCCGCCACCACCGCCTCCGCCCGCATAATCTACGGCATGATCTTCAGCAGAGTATTGAACAATCTGCTCGGACGAATCTCGGGTATAACAACGCAGTAAAAAACTGTAATCTGAAGAGGCATTGGGAGTAACGTACGCTACGGTATCCGAGCCCAGCATCTGCCACACGTTAGAAAAATTCCACTTGACGTACCACCGGAATACAGCACGGAGCGTCGGTATGGCTAATTGCCGCCTAAAAGTCAGTGTCTGCTTCTGTGTAAATATCTCAGGCCCGGTGATCGTCGTTACCTGATTACTTTGTTTGTAGCTTGGTTGAAGATAATTACCATCCAAGTTGGCGCTAACGCTGCGAATCGTATCAAAAAGCGCTCCGTTTTCCCACTGGCTAAAATAAATCGAACTCCCGGCACGATGCGGCACGATGATAGACGTCGAACCGGTAGCCGCTACGAAGTACAACTGATCTTTGGCTAACGTGACATTGGCGCCATTGATATTGACTATCACTGGATTCATAGCCGCAGTTGATGTGGGCTGAACATTCATATTCTTAAACGGCGCGGCATTCTGAGTGCGGTTACCAAGTCCCCATATCGTCCGCGTACCGCCACTAGCGCCAAACTCGATACGCTCTGCTATATTGCCAAAACAAGTTACATAAGTATAGTAGTTCGTAGCCGGATCAGACACTTTCTGAAAGCCAACGGCATCGTAATACACCCTGAAGTCGTAGTCACATGAATAGCTATTACAATACGGCTGGGACGTATTATAATCCGCATCACGAAAATCCAGATACACAGGACTGCCGGGAAGGGGGTCATACCTTTGAGAAGAACTGTTCCATATTTGATAATTGATTTCATAGAGTCCGTAATACACCGTGCCGTTTATTTGTTCTGCGGATCCAGCCGGAGATCCATCCCCCACGAAATTCCAAAGAACATTCTCCGGATCGGTGAATTCGTTGTAGGCAGCATGCCCGAGAGGTAAAGCGTTGTAATTTTGGTCGAACACTAAGGTATTCAATTTAGGTTTGATAGAGATGCGCACCGTGCCGGTAGGTTTGGTTTTCCAGCGCACGTAGAGTTCCGAGGCGCCATCGGCTAATATCGCTTGCAGTAAGCAAGCCTGTAGTAATAAGAGATAAAATAAACGCATAATTCAAATTCCTTTTTTGTGTGTTAATTGATCGCATACAGATACCCCGTCTTTCCCGCACTCCCGTGCACCCAGCTTGCGATATACAGCACTCCATCGCGTCCCATCGCCAAATAACTTTCTAGAAGATTCCCATCTCCCTGAGGAATGTGCATATCCCAATGTTTGTTGATCAAAAAAGATGGACCGGTTTCAGTCCCCTCTGCTAAATACGCTGAAATACCTGCGCCGGGGAACGGCATATAAAGTGTACCGGCATCATCTATCAAGGGCGCGGTGTTTTCACTAATATATCTTGCTAATGGTACATAGCCAAATGTTACGGGATCAGTCCCGGTATCCTTATCAAGCCTAAACATAGAGGTAAAAGCCCCGAAATACAGATACTGTCCACGCAGTGCCAGATCGCTCATACCGCCGATGTTATTGACGCTGCCTACCCAGCGTAATACGCCATTACGATCTATCGAGCGAAGATTATTGGAACTCGTTTTGAAGTAGATATTCTCCTCCTCATCGGATACCATACTAAAATGAAGTGGGCTAAAAAAATCAACAGGATAAAACCACTTTTTCTTACCAGTATAGGATAAAGCAAGTATTCCATCCGAAAAACCACAAATAACCATTGTTGGAGTCAGTACAATCTTCGTACAATACCCTATATACTCATCCGGTATATACTGCCATTGCAATTTACCACTACCACTGTAACACCAAATCGTATCTGATCCAAAGTAAGCCCGATGAGAGACATCCACAGCAGGACCAGCCGGCGCGTTTTTGCGCTTTGACCATTTTATACTACCGTCTTTACGAAGCGCATAGATTATCCTATCAAACAAGGTTAGATAGATTGTTCCATCATCCGCTAAGGCAACGGACCGGCCATGCATAATCGCGCCACCGGGCAGAGTGGAATCAGGTCTGGAAAAATACCATTTCTGCGTACCATTGGGATTGATAGCAAAAAGCCCGACATCGCGGTAACCTCCGTTATCCGCTTGACCTGGTTTTTCGGCGACTAAGTAGATCGTGCCGTCATCGCCGATCACCGGAGGCGCGGCTGTGCCCGGGCCGCCGATCTCAAACTTCCACTTGACCGTCGGGGGCAGATACGGCGCTGAAGGCCCTAGATGCCGATATACACAGCCTTTGGTGCGAATATCTGTAGCTCTTTTAGTATTTTGCAGATCGCCAAGGCCGTGCGACCACATCGCATCCGATGCCGAGAGCAGACTGTCGGAGCAGTATTGGGGTTCATACTTAGTCTCATGCTCCTTTGGGTCGCAGCCGGGTATCAGTAGCGCGACAGCCAAAAGCATGATTACAAGACCTCTCAAGCGTTTACGTTTCATCTTATTCCTTTTTATCATTTTAGATCACCTCCCTACAAGGAATGTTTGGTTACTTTAAGTTCACGGAATTCTCCCGTGAAACGACGTACATTCCTTGTAGTACAGATAGGCTTATAGATATTACAAAATATTTATAAAAATAATAAAATTTCTTTGTACGCTATATTCTGCATGACGATTCTAATCTATGGGATTGAGTTATTTGCTACTGCTATAAAAATGGGGAATAATGGAGAGCGAAGCAAGAGATAGAACGATTGGAATAACATGTATCGTACCCCTCAGGGCACGCGCTTAATCCAGGTTCCGTAGCAAGCTGTAGAGTAATATACATTCCATCTTGCATCGCTCACGCCTTGCCTCGATACGCTCGGCGCAAGCGTGAGCAAAATTGTTCGACTAAACCTTTCGGTGTACTTCGTTAGCAAAGGCAAGCCTCACAAATAAAAAACCCCTTTCCATACGGAAAGGGGTTTTAAGTTGTTAAACGATAAATTCTATATCTGCATCAAATACTGAAATTTTAAAAAGAAGTTAGTGCGATTGAGGTTCGTTCCGTCATAATTCGGAAAATCTAAATTATTCCTGCCCATGAAATTGGCACCAAGATAAAACACCGTAAACGGATTGATCTTGTAACTCATAAGCGGTGATATGGCGTAGAAAACATCATGCGTTTTATCGAGCACCTGCTGATTGTTTACATCAAGTACGATGTCATCGGTATTTTTATCGCGTTTTGCGCGGTGTGAATTGATAGCACCCATCTCTCCGATCAAGCGAAGAAATAGCCGCTTAGTGAATTGATACTGCAATGTATTGCGATAAATCAATTGTTGATCAATGAGATCGCCACCAAAGTCTTTGCGGAAGCTTGCTGAATTAAATTCGAAATCATTACGCAAGCGGCTGATCGGTCGAATCGTAGCCCAAACCGTCAGCTTGACGCCTTTGATTTTGGATAACGGATTAAACGTGTCTTCTGCGTTTCCTGAGCGATTAATATAATTACCGACTTCTCCATAGAGCCCGCCGGAAAGTTTTTGAAAAGCATCCGTACCCGATTCAAATGAAATACGATGAATGTTGTTAAACTGTTTGCCTGCAAAATTTTCATTGTTGAGTGCTGCGACGCCTAACCAAAAGTAAGTTTGTTTTTTGAATTGTAAAAAAATCTGAGGATTGATCCACCAATCTTTGAGTTTACCGTCGTAATTATATTTACGATTAAATCGTACGCGCGGTTCAACGCGGGTCAATAACGGATGGTCGTCATTCATATAAAACGTGTAACGACTAAAGGCGCCCGCTTCACGAACATTATTGTTGGTGATAAAACCCTGTTCGGAACGAAATCCTGGCGAGCGGTCATTAAACCATGCAAAGAAACCCCACTCGCGAGCGGTTCTGTCCAAGGTAACGCGCGTTGCTATGCCCTTAAATTTTTCATTGTTAAATCCATACGTTAAGGAATCTCCAAACGCTACAAATCGGTCGGTGCTTCCATACAGCGACGTCGCATCCGGCTCATCCGTAGTACTAGCGGAGACAATACCGGAAAGAGTGTAGGTATCATTGATTCGTATTTTAGTATCTATCGTGCCGACGGTATTCGAACCGTCGGACGTCCGGCGATCTGTTCCTAAAATGCCGACATAGGTGCCTTTGGCAAGTTCGTATTTGGCGCGAATTGTGTTGTTTGTTGTATTGTTAGTACTTAACAACGTGCGGCTGCCTTCTTCTTTGGGTACAATGTAAGGCGCATTTTCATCCAAGCCTAAAAGATATCCGTAACTTAGCCGGTCTGTTTTTCCGGACAATTTGCCAAGCAACAGGGGATCATTGATACTGCGCGTGTACATCAGATTAAGATCGTCGTCCACGAAAAAAACATCACGCCCCTCAAGGAAAAAAGGCCGTCTTTCGTTATAGTACAATGCAAAAGTATTGTTGACGCTGATCTGCGTTGCATCGGCTTCGATCTGGCTGAAATCGGGATTGTAAGCCAAATCCAAAGTCATATCGGAGGTGATTCCATACTTCAAGTTGAAACCGAAGTTTTTATCGTAATTACTTTTACTCCATATCCCTTTGGTTGTATCGCCGTTAAATTTGACAAAACGATCGCGCGAACCTAAAGCATAAGGTAGAAATTCAATCGGCTTGCTCGGCCGCTTTTCCATATTCATCGCAATTTGGCCGGCCTGTGCATATTGGTTTCCTTTCCCGCGGTTAATCGGTATCCATGAATAGAGAAAGCGATTTTCACGAGGATAAACTCGCCAAAGGTGGATTAGCCAGTTTTGATCTTGTCTGTCGGGGAATCGTAAACTTTTGAACGGGATGGCGATTTCTACGGTCCAACGATCATCATAAATTTTAGCTGCGGATTCCCAAACGGCATCAAAACTTTCATCCTCATTTTCGTTGACATCCACGGAAAGATCACCTTGGATACCGAGGGGATTTACGAAAAACTCAAAACCATTAGTTTGTGCGCCAAACGGATCAATGTTGACTCCGACGAAATCATCGCGAAATATGCGATCCCGGTCGCTCAAATTGGCGCGTAGCTTATGCATCTCCGGGTCATAAGCGATAAATGCAAAATAAACATAGTCATTATCAAACAAAATATAACCTTGTGTTTCCGCTAAAGGCTGGCGCCCCTCGACCGGGCCGTTTTCAACAAAATTCCCAAATGACGCGCCTTGTAACCATGTATCTTCAATTTCACCGTCTATGATAAGCGCCGATTCGGCTTTCGGTACATTGAGAGTCATTTTAGTATTAGGTTGGAAGGTGCTTCCACCTGAGCGATGCGCTTTTTTGTTTGCGGACTCGGCCAGTTGTGCAGATACATCCAAACCAAACTGCATCGGCAAAGTCATAAGCCAGGTGTGCATCAGTATGCGTATCCAAGAGTTGCGTTGCATAAGATTCCTTCCGGTATGAAGAGAGTGACTGTTACGCCCTGTCATACGATGAGATAAAAAAAAGGTTGCAGGATTTTTTATAAATGAGGGCGTAGTTTTTCTAAAAATTCATACACGATAAACCCGGTAACACCCCAGACGGTGTGTTCTTGGTAATCGAAATAGTGGATTTCATACGTACGATCTTGCCACATACGAAATCCCTTGCGATGATGGCGTTCATCCAAAAGATGGGACATCGGTATTTCGATGATGGATTCGGTTTCATACGGATTGATTTTCCAATCAAACGGGTAGGGCACGATGCCGATAAAAGGAGTTACATGAAATTGTGTCGGCGTGACCATCGGGCTGGTTTCAGCTAAAATCTCGACGGTATTTCCGGGTATGCCGATTTCTTCTTCTGTTTCGCGAAGTGCGGTATATTGTAAATCATTATCTTCCGCATCCCGCGCACCACCGGGGAAAGCGATCTGACCTTTATGGGTGCGTACAGTTTCGGTGCGTTTGGTAAATAAGACGTGAATTTTTTTTTCTTTGAGAAAGAGCGGGATTAAAACGGCGGCTTGCGTATTCTGTCCGGCGGGCAATATGCGCTTTTCGTGACCCTCGTACACTTGACGAATCAGAGTGCGCAATGTATTCAAATCTTCAAGCGGATGGGGCATCGTAGGATTCTAACATGTGCATAATGCGCAATACTTCGGCGACGGACCAAGCCTGTGCGATGCAGCCTTTGGGTAAGTGCGGTGCATCCCCGTCGGCGATTTCCGATAATGTACCTAAGCCGGCGTCGTGTATCAGCGGTTCGATCGTTTGCAATATCGCCCGGATATGTGTGCGTGCTTCCGCAGAAAAATGATGAACTCGCAAATAAGCTTCCATGTAAGGGCCGATAAGCCACAGCCATGCCGTGCCTTGATGATACGCCGCATCACGATGATACGCATCGCCGGCGTAAACGCCCGTATATCCGCTATCGGAAGGCGCAAGACTGCGCAGGCCGGCGGGCGTTCTCAGCTGCGCATCAACGCAGCGTACCACAGCCAAAGCTTTATCATCAGATAACAACGCAAAAGGCAGGCTGATCGCAAATATCTGATTGGGGCGTATACTCCCGTCATTTCCTGATGAACTGATTACATCGTAGAGGCAGCGGCGCTCTTCATTCCAATATGCGGATTCAAAAATATTTTTTATCCGATCGGCCATCGCTTCATATGCTTTAGCCGCGTCGTCATGGTGGAGCTGGTTTGCAAAGTAAGCCATGATCCGGAGTGCGTTATACCAAAGGGCATTGATTTCGACCGGTTTGCCGATGCGCGGAGTGACAACCCAATCTCCGATTTTGGCGTCCATCCATGTCAGCTGCACACCGTTGTCACCGGCATATAGCAGCCCGTCATCATCCATGTGAATGTTATAACGAGTGCCTTGCGTATGCGCCGTGATGATATCTTTGAGTGTATCAAACAAGCGATGTTTCAGAAATTCTGTATCTTTGGTTTTTTCATAATACTGATAACAGGCCATCACAAACCACAACGTGCCGTCCACGTTATTGTATTCCGGTGCTTCGCCGGCATCCGGAAAACGATTGGGGATCATGCCTTGCGATACGAATGGAAGAAATGTCGAAATGATAGCCTTCGCGTCTTCGGTTTTTCCTGTGGCCAGCGTGAGGCCCGGTAAACTGATCATCGTGTCGCGTCCCCAATCGGTAAACCAGTGATAACCTGCGATAATGGTCTTACCGCTTTGTCCGGTCACCATAAATTGGTCGGCGGCCAACGCCAATCGCCGGGCAAGCGGATCTTTCAACGGAAAATCCGACAGTATTTTTATACGGCGATGAACTTCATGGGTCCACATTTCCCAAATCGCTTCAGAAGTGAGGCGGGTATCATACAAGGAAGCGGCGACATCGAGAGCCGATCCGGGTTCCAATGTCACCGAAAGAGTGCCGTGCGTAAATAAATCTTCGCGAAATTCAAGCCCGCGTTCCTGTTCTTTACGGTACTCAGTGTTATTGTACCAATAAAATTTAGGATCAAAAAAAGCACCGGGTGCGGTGATGTACAAAGGCGGTAAATGATCGTAGGGACGAATGGTCAACCGATGTTCGGAGAATTCGGCTTCTTTACGAATTTGCGATGTTTCGCGGGAAAGGCTATGGTAATCGCGGAATGCGCATAAGGGGCGAAGAATCAGTGTGACGGGCTGACTGGATTCACGAAGGTGATACCAAACGATCACGGTATTACTTCCATGCGGCATGAGAATGGCTTTTTCGAGCAGTACACCGTCCAGATCGTAGATCATGCGCGGATAAAGATCGTATTCGAAGGACGCCATGCGCTTATGGCCGTCGGGATGAATAATAAACGGATATTGATTGGTCGCGAGGTCATACAATTTGTCGCCGATACGTACTTGTTCGTCGTATTTGGATAAAAAAACAAAACGTTGAGCAGGCGGGCGTAGCGGGGCGCATAATAAACCGTGATATCGGCGTGTATGCGCGCCGATGATCGTTGACGAAGCAAAGCCACCAAGGCCGTTGGTTTCCAGCCATTCTTTTTGCGTGGCATAATAATAATCACCACAGGTTTCGCGGTCTAATCGTATGGGCTCCGGAGGTGCCGGTTTTTGCATGGTAAAATCCTGATAACTAATCGGTAAACCGGAAAATGTAAGCCATGCGGCAAGTTATCGTTCTGATATGAATAGCATAAGTTAGAAGAAATTAGAAATAAAGCATTAGAAAATAATCAGTATGCTCAAATGAAAATTTGCATGGCAAAAGTTAATGATAATCTGCTGCAAATTATAAAGTGCATGACTTAGTTTGGAAATTTTAATGCTTTTA is a window encoding:
- a CDS encoding T9SS type A sorting domain-containing protein produces the protein MRLFYLLLLQACLLQAILADGASELYVRWKTKPTGTVRISIKPKLNTLVFDQNYNALPLGHAAYNEFTDPENVLWNFVGDGSPAGSAEQINGTVYYGLYEINYQIWNSSSQRYDPLPGSPVYLDFRDADYNTSQPYCNSYSCDYDFRVYYDAVGFQKVSDPATNYYTYVTCFGNIAERIEFGASGGTRTIWGLGNRTQNAAPFKNMNVQPTSTAAMNPVIVNINGANVTLAKDQLYFVAATGSTSIIVPHRAGSSIYFSQWENGALFDTIRSVSANLDGNYLQPSYKQSNQVTTITGPEIFTQKQTLTFRRQLAIPTLRAVFRWYVKWNFSNVWQMLGSDTVAYVTPNASSDYSFLLRCYTRDSSEQIVQYSAEDHAVDYAGGGGGGGPQIAQRDENSEYYAQSSGTASQSIPDFSTMSDVEKKEWLRPIKEMVRASGYHFRWTENDPYTEGLDPYVEALDQEESMGGAKSIPETTPSATPEIKPALLSKASSSSSLSSIPEQFRITANYPNPFNPSTTIAFEAPEEAYVTLTVYNTLGQKVKTLYRGVKSSGRHIVQWDATNDSGNIQPSGIYIVLLQAGNFSQSHKITLMK
- a CDS encoding PQQ-like beta-propeller repeat protein, producing the protein MKRKRLRGLVIMLLAVALLIPGCDPKEHETKYEPQYCSDSLLSASDAMWSHGLGDLQNTKRATDIRTKGCVYRHLGPSAPYLPPTVKWKFEIGGPGTAAPPVIGDDGTIYLVAEKPGQADNGGYRDVGLFAINPNGTQKWYFSRPDSTLPGGAIMHGRSVALADDGTIYLTLFDRIIYALRKDGSIKWSKRKNAPAGPAVDVSHRAYFGSDTIWCYSGSGKLQWQYIPDEYIGYCTKIVLTPTMVICGFSDGILALSYTGKKKWFYPVDFFSPLHFSMVSDEEENIYFKTSSNNLRSIDRNGVLRWVGSVNNIGGMSDLALRGQYLYFGAFTSMFRLDKDTGTDPVTFGYVPLARYISENTAPLIDDAGTLYMPFPGAGISAYLAEGTETGPSFLINKHWDMHIPQGDGNLLESYLAMGRDGVLYIASWVHGSAGKTGYLYAIN
- a CDS encoding carbohydrate binding family 9 domain-containing protein, whose translation is MQRNSWIRILMHTWLMTLPMQFGLDVSAQLAESANKKAHRSGGSTFQPNTKMTLNVPKAESALIIDGEIEDTWLQGASFGNFVENGPVEGRQPLAETQGYILFDNDYVYFAFIAYDPEMHKLRANLSDRDRIFRDDFVGVNIDPFGAQTNGFEFFVNPLGIQGDLSVDVNENEDESFDAVWESAAKIYDDRWTVEIAIPFKSLRFPDRQDQNWLIHLWRVYPRENRFLYSWIPINRGKGNQYAQAGQIAMNMEKRPSKPIEFLPYALGSRDRFVKFNGDTTKGIWSKSNYDKNFGFNLKYGITSDMTLDLAYNPDFSQIEADATQISVNNTFALYYNERRPFFLEGRDVFFVDDDLNLMYTRSINDPLLLGKLSGKTDRLSYGYLLGLDENAPYIVPKEEGSRTLLSTNNTTNNTIRAKYELAKGTYVGILGTDRRTSDGSNTVGTIDTKIRINDTYTLSGIVSASTTDEPDATSLYGSTDRFVAFGDSLTYGFNNEKFKGIATRVTLDRTAREWGFFAWFNDRSPGFRSEQGFITNNNVREAGAFSRYTFYMNDDHPLLTRVEPRVRFNRKYNYDGKLKDWWINPQIFLQFKKQTYFWLGVAALNNENFAGKQFNNIHRISFESGTDAFQKLSGGLYGEVGNYINRSGNAEDTFNPLSKIKGVKLTVWATIRPISRLRNDFEFNSASFRKDFGGDLIDQQLIYRNTLQYQFTKRLFLRLIGEMGAINSHRAKRDKNTDDIVLDVNNQQVLDKTHDVFYAISPLMSYKINPFTVFYLGANFMGRNNLDFPNYDGTNLNRTNFFLKFQYLMQI
- a CDS encoding CoA pyrophosphatase, encoding MPHPLEDLNTLRTLIRQVYEGHEKRILPAGQNTQAAVLIPLFLKEKKIHVLFTKRTETVRTHKGQIAFPGGARDAEDNDLQYTALRETEEEIGIPGNTVEILAETSPMVTPTQFHVTPFIGIVPYPFDWKINPYETESIIEIPMSHLLDERHHRKGFRMWQDRTYEIHYFDYQEHTVWGVTGFIVYEFLEKLRPHL
- a CDS encoding glycogen debranching enzyme N-terminal domain-containing protein gives rise to the protein MQKPAPPEPIRLDRETCGDYYYATQKEWLETNGLGGFASSTIIGAHTRRYHGLLCAPLRPPAQRFVFLSKYDEQVRIGDKLYDLATNQYPFIIHPDGHKRMASFEYDLYPRMIYDLDGVLLEKAILMPHGSNTVIVWYHLRESSQPVTLILRPLCAFRDYHSLSRETSQIRKEAEFSEHRLTIRPYDHLPPLYITAPGAFFDPKFYWYNNTEYRKEQERGLEFREDLFTHGTLSVTLEPGSALDVAASLYDTRLTSEAIWEMWTHEVHRRIKILSDFPLKDPLARRLALAADQFMVTGQSGKTIIAGYHWFTDWGRDTMISLPGLTLATGKTEDAKAIISTFLPFVSQGMIPNRFPDAGEAPEYNNVDGTLWFVMACYQYYEKTKDTEFLKHRLFDTLKDIITAHTQGTRYNIHMDDDGLLYAGDNGVQLTWMDAKIGDWVVTPRIGKPVEINALWYNALRIMAYFANQLHHDDAAKAYEAMADRIKNIFESAYWNEERRCLYDVISSSGNDGSIRPNQIFAISLPFALLSDDKALAVVRCVDAQLRTPAGLRSLAPSDSGYTGVYAGDAYHRDAAYHQGTAWLWLIGPYMEAYLRVHHFSAEARTHIRAILQTIEPLIHDAGLGTLSEIADGDAPHLPKGCIAQAWSVAEVLRIMHMLESYDAPSA